In one window of Desulforhabdus amnigena DNA:
- a CDS encoding DsrE family protein, translating into MGKMLFIISHGFEKAGRATRAFQFAKVACEKKHDVKVFLIDDAIHWAQLGMAEGARASTGEEMKPLIDFMMANGGEMIACKA; encoded by the coding sequence ATGGGTAAGATGCTCTTTATCATTTCCCATGGTTTCGAGAAAGCGGGCCGCGCCACGCGCGCCTTTCAATTCGCGAAAGTTGCCTGCGAGAAAAAGCACGATGTAAAAGTCTTCCTGATCGACGACGCCATTCATTGGGCCCAATTAGGCATGGCGGAAGGTGCACGAGCGTCAACGGGCGAAGAGATGAAGCCACTTATCGACTTCATGATGGCGAACGGAGGCGAGATGATCGCCTGCAAGGCCTGA
- a CDS encoding sulfurtransferase TusA family protein, whose translation MQADKKLDLCGVLAPYCLLMCKSELAYMEPEAILEVHLRDPQTIEDLLTILDRSGETVLAQLQGEDHTCLWILKGKSKRPHAAASPGM comes from the coding sequence ATGCAGGCAGATAAAAAACTCGATCTTTGCGGCGTGTTGGCCCCTTATTGCCTGCTGATGTGCAAGTCGGAACTGGCTTACATGGAACCGGAGGCTATCCTGGAAGTCCATTTGCGGGACCCACAAACCATCGAGGATCTTCTGACCATTCTCGATCGTTCGGGAGAAACCGTGCTGGCCCAGCTACAGGGCGAGGATCACACCTGCCTGTGGATTCTCAAGGGAAAGTCCAAACGCCCCCATGCCGCGGCAAGCCCGGGGATGTGA
- a CDS encoding sigma-54 interaction domain-containing protein — protein sequence MEEQEMNRSLKEIINTMNDGVMLISPDGVILMANRALEEITGYGREELIGSPCSLLHCDVCEGVRSEGKEHWCELFDLGYSHRKPCFLMRKNGSYVHVLKNASLLKNGDGRVLGAVETVTDISEIDARDRKIQQLSSLLQEQIGFEGMVGRSPAMQKVFDIVQKVAQSDAPVIIYGETGTGKELVAHAIHKLGKRRDAPYIQLNCAALNEALLESELFGHVKGAFTGAFSHREGRFEAANGGDFFLDEIGDVPLAIQVKLLRVLETKRFERVGDHRSMEVDVRIITATNKDLESLVSQGKFREDFFFRINVIPIHLPALRERMEDLPLLIEHFLRQIRTRSGKEISGLSAEAMELFMNHHWPGNVRELRSVLEYAFVTAENGLIHPEHLPARLTQFRRKKSEEQGPVPMLPDEKTALIDALVTCRGNQSQAARMLGVNRVTVWHRIKKYGIDIKELMTL from the coding sequence GTGGAAGAACAGGAGATGAACCGGTCTTTGAAAGAGATCATCAATACCATGAACGACGGTGTGATGTTGATCTCCCCCGACGGCGTCATTTTGATGGCCAATCGCGCCCTGGAAGAAATCACGGGCTATGGACGCGAAGAGCTCATAGGGAGTCCCTGTTCGCTCCTTCATTGCGATGTGTGTGAAGGGGTTCGTTCCGAGGGAAAAGAGCATTGGTGTGAACTGTTCGATCTGGGCTACTCTCACAGAAAACCTTGTTTTCTCATGCGAAAGAATGGTTCCTACGTTCATGTTCTCAAAAACGCTTCACTGCTCAAAAACGGTGACGGCAGGGTCCTGGGGGCTGTCGAGACGGTGACCGACATTTCGGAAATCGACGCACGGGACCGGAAGATCCAGCAGCTTTCCAGTCTCCTGCAGGAACAAATCGGTTTTGAAGGCATGGTGGGAAGATCGCCCGCGATGCAGAAGGTTTTCGATATTGTCCAAAAAGTGGCCCAAAGCGATGCCCCGGTGATCATCTACGGTGAAACCGGCACGGGAAAGGAGCTGGTCGCCCACGCCATCCACAAGCTGGGAAAGCGGCGGGACGCCCCCTATATCCAGCTCAACTGTGCCGCACTCAACGAGGCGCTTCTGGAAAGCGAGCTTTTCGGCCATGTGAAAGGGGCTTTTACCGGGGCTTTCAGCCACCGGGAGGGAAGGTTCGAAGCCGCCAACGGCGGCGATTTTTTCCTGGATGAAATCGGAGACGTTCCCCTGGCCATTCAAGTGAAACTTCTCAGGGTGCTCGAAACCAAGCGGTTCGAGCGCGTGGGGGATCATCGGTCCATGGAGGTGGACGTGCGGATCATCACGGCCACCAACAAGGACCTCGAAAGCCTTGTTTCCCAGGGAAAGTTCCGTGAGGATTTCTTCTTCCGCATCAACGTCATCCCCATCCATCTTCCAGCTCTGAGAGAGCGGATGGAAGACCTGCCCCTGCTCATAGAACACTTCCTGCGGCAGATCCGGACCCGCAGCGGCAAGGAGATATCCGGGCTGAGCGCTGAAGCCATGGAACTTTTCATGAACCACCACTGGCCGGGGAACGTAAGGGAACTCCGAAGCGTTTTGGAATATGCCTTTGTGACGGCGGAAAATGGGTTGATCCACCCGGAGCACCTGCCGGCCCGTTTGACGCAATTCAGGAGGAAGAAAAGCGAAGAGCAGGGCCCTGTACCTATGCTTCCCGATGAAAAGACCGCTCTCATCGATGCCCTTGTCACGTGCCGCGGCAATCAATCCCAGGCAGCACGCATGCTCGGCGTGAATCGTGTTACCGTCTGGCACCGCATCAAGAAGTACGGTATCGACATCAAAGAGTTGATGACACTCTGA
- a CDS encoding acetyl ornithine aminotransferase family protein — translation MRYPSIQTVLPGPIASRLIEKDTAYVSPSYTRTYPLVAERAEGLWIHDPDGNTFLDFTAGIAVCSTGHCHPRVVKAIQEQAERLLHMSGTDFYYTPQILLAEKLAHLVPGKEGRKVFFGNSGAEAIEAAFKLARWHTRRELNLAFFGAFHGRTMGALSLTASKTIQKKYYNPLVPGITHVPYPYCYRCPYGMCLPNCDTACVRWIEDPLFRTTVPPEEVAAVFVEPIQGEGGYIVPPPEFHRELYKLTQKYGILYVADEVQSGMGRTGKMFALEHFGVVPDIMALAKGIASGMPLGAMVARSAIMTWEAGSHASTFGGNPVSCQAALATIELLEESLIANAAARGEELMTGLRRMQKSIECMGDVRGKGLMVGVELVKDRVTKERAPEWRNAVIQKAFQKGLLLLGCGDSTIRFSPALTISSGEIEVGLEIFEAALREVAG, via the coding sequence ATGAGATATCCCAGCATTCAGACAGTATTGCCGGGTCCCATAGCTTCCCGGCTGATCGAAAAGGACACCGCTTATGTATCTCCATCCTACACCCGGACCTATCCTCTCGTGGCGGAACGCGCAGAGGGTCTCTGGATTCATGACCCCGACGGCAATACGTTTCTCGACTTCACCGCAGGAATCGCCGTCTGCTCCACCGGTCACTGCCACCCCCGGGTGGTGAAAGCCATCCAGGAACAGGCCGAACGGCTGTTGCACATGTCCGGAACGGATTTTTATTACACTCCCCAGATCCTGCTGGCCGAAAAGCTGGCCCATTTGGTGCCCGGAAAGGAGGGGCGGAAAGTCTTCTTCGGAAATTCCGGAGCGGAGGCAATAGAGGCGGCATTCAAGCTCGCCCGCTGGCACACCCGCCGGGAATTGAACCTCGCCTTCTTCGGAGCTTTCCACGGCCGCACCATGGGGGCTCTTTCCCTCACCGCCAGCAAAACGATCCAAAAGAAATATTATAATCCCCTGGTACCCGGCATCACGCACGTTCCTTATCCCTATTGCTACCGGTGCCCTTACGGAATGTGCCTTCCCAACTGCGATACGGCCTGCGTGCGGTGGATCGAAGATCCCCTCTTCCGGACCACCGTTCCTCCGGAAGAGGTGGCAGCTGTTTTCGTGGAACCCATTCAGGGGGAAGGAGGTTATATCGTTCCCCCGCCCGAGTTCCACCGGGAACTCTACAAGCTGACTCAAAAGTATGGGATTCTCTATGTGGCGGACGAGGTGCAGTCGGGGATGGGAAGAACGGGGAAAATGTTTGCGCTGGAGCACTTCGGAGTCGTGCCCGACATCATGGCGCTGGCCAAAGGGATCGCGTCGGGAATGCCCCTGGGAGCCATGGTGGCGCGATCTGCCATCATGACCTGGGAGGCCGGTTCTCATGCTTCCACCTTTGGCGGAAACCCCGTTTCCTGCCAGGCGGCCCTGGCAACCATCGAACTGCTGGAAGAGTCCCTCATAGCCAATGCCGCAGCCCGTGGAGAAGAGCTCATGACAGGCCTGCGCCGGATGCAAAAATCCATCGAATGCATGGGAGATGTGCGGGGAAAAGGGCTCATGGTGGGAGTGGAACTGGTCAAGGACCGCGTCACCAAAGAGCGTGCCCCCGAGTGGCGTAATGCAGTGATCCAGAAAGCTTTCCAAAAAGGGCTTCTGCTCCTGGGATGCGGAGACAGCACCATCCGCTTCAGCCCCGCCCTGACCATCAGCTCCGGGGAAATCGAAGTCGGCCTGGAGATCTTTGAAGCGGCCCTCCGTGAAGTGGCCGGGTGA
- the pdhA gene encoding pyruvate dehydrogenase (acetyl-transferring) E1 component subunit alpha: protein MPKKEIDLPYRVDYLSILDENGQLDKDLEPDIPDDLLMKLHRAMLLGRRFDERMLTLQRQGRIGTFAPIKGQEASQLGAVALLEPEDWLVPSFRETPSELWRGKKMENVLLIFAGYNEGGHIPQELNNMPVAIPVGTHPLHAAGIAYAMKYRKKKNVAMTFFGDGATSEGDFYEAMNFASVYQVPMIFVCQNNQWAISVPRSRQTHSKTLAQKALACDMPAIQVDGNDILAVYTAAREAVERARSGGGPTLIECITYRMSVHTTADDPKRYRTDEEVAEWEKRDPIARFQKYLKDKGLLTDEKIASLDEEVKGEVKEAEKRWEEMTKEAPDPMAMFDHLYAEPPAYLLEQKEELKRELAAKGKEADNG, encoded by the coding sequence ATGCCGAAAAAAGAAATCGATCTCCCTTACCGGGTGGACTACCTTTCGATCCTGGATGAGAACGGCCAATTGGACAAAGATCTGGAACCCGATATTCCGGACGATCTTCTGATGAAACTCCACCGGGCCATGCTCCTTGGCCGGAGATTCGATGAGCGGATGCTCACCCTGCAACGCCAGGGGCGCATAGGCACTTTTGCTCCCATCAAGGGGCAGGAGGCCTCTCAGCTCGGTGCCGTAGCCTTGCTGGAGCCCGAAGACTGGCTGGTCCCTTCCTTCCGTGAAACGCCCTCCGAACTCTGGCGCGGAAAAAAGATGGAAAACGTTCTCCTCATCTTTGCAGGATACAATGAAGGGGGACACATCCCGCAGGAGCTGAACAACATGCCGGTTGCCATTCCCGTGGGGACCCATCCCCTTCATGCTGCGGGCATAGCCTATGCCATGAAGTATCGCAAAAAGAAGAATGTGGCCATGACCTTCTTCGGAGATGGGGCGACGTCGGAAGGGGATTTTTACGAGGCCATGAACTTCGCCTCGGTGTATCAGGTTCCCATGATTTTTGTCTGCCAGAACAATCAGTGGGCCATTTCCGTTCCCCGATCCAGGCAGACCCATTCCAAAACCCTCGCTCAAAAGGCCCTGGCTTGTGACATGCCGGCGATTCAGGTGGACGGCAACGACATCCTGGCGGTTTACACAGCGGCCAGGGAAGCAGTGGAACGGGCCCGCTCCGGTGGAGGTCCCACCCTGATCGAATGCATCACCTACCGCATGTCGGTGCACACCACGGCGGACGATCCCAAGCGTTACCGCACGGATGAAGAAGTGGCCGAGTGGGAAAAACGCGATCCCATCGCGCGGTTCCAGAAGTACCTCAAGGACAAGGGGCTGCTGACGGATGAGAAGATCGCGTCCCTCGACGAAGAGGTCAAGGGGGAAGTGAAAGAGGCCGAGAAGCGTTGGGAGGAAATGACCAAAGAGGCTCCCGACCCCATGGCGATGTTCGACCACTTGTATGCAGAGCCGCCCGCTTATCTTTTGGAGCAGAAGGAAGAGCTCAAAAGGGAACTGGCTGCAAAGGGGAAGGAGGCGGACAATGGCTAA
- a CDS encoding alpha-ketoacid dehydrogenase subunit beta: MAKLTMVQAINLALHQEMEKDDRVIVLGEDVGVDGGVFRVTEGLIEKFGAERVLDTPLAESGIAGFSIGMAVYGLRPVCEMQFSGFSYFAFHQMESHAARLRGRSLGRFTVPMVLRAPYGGGVRALEHHSESREVYFAHTPGLKMVIPSSPRNARSLLISAIRDPDPVVFFEPKALYRAFREEVPEEEETFPIGKSRLAREGKDVTLISYGAMMHPTLEAASRLKEKDGIDAEVIDLLTLSPLDDALFTESARKTGRVVVVHEAPRSFGAGAEVVARLVEKSFLYLEAPIRRVTGFDSIIPLYQREMDYLPGVFRITNAVREVLNF, encoded by the coding sequence ATGGCTAAGCTGACGATGGTTCAGGCAATCAACCTGGCGCTGCACCAGGAGATGGAAAAAGACGATCGTGTTATCGTTTTGGGGGAAGACGTGGGGGTTGACGGCGGCGTTTTTCGTGTCACTGAAGGGCTCATTGAAAAGTTCGGAGCGGAAAGGGTCCTGGATACGCCTCTTGCCGAATCGGGGATTGCCGGCTTTTCCATCGGGATGGCGGTCTACGGGCTGAGGCCCGTCTGCGAGATGCAGTTTTCCGGCTTCAGTTACTTCGCTTTTCACCAGATGGAATCCCATGCGGCGCGTCTTCGAGGGCGCTCTCTCGGGAGGTTTACCGTTCCCATGGTGCTTCGAGCCCCCTATGGCGGAGGCGTTCGCGCCCTGGAACACCACTCGGAAAGCCGGGAAGTCTATTTTGCCCATACACCGGGGCTCAAGATGGTGATCCCTTCTTCGCCGCGAAATGCGCGTTCCCTGCTCATCAGCGCCATTCGCGACCCGGACCCGGTGGTCTTCTTCGAACCCAAAGCTCTTTATAGGGCCTTTCGGGAGGAAGTTCCGGAGGAGGAGGAGACCTTCCCCATCGGCAAATCCCGCCTCGCGAGGGAAGGAAAGGATGTGACGCTCATTTCCTACGGAGCCATGATGCACCCAACCCTGGAAGCCGCCTCCCGGCTCAAGGAAAAGGACGGTATCGATGCCGAGGTGATCGATCTTTTGACCCTTTCGCCTCTGGACGATGCTCTTTTTACCGAATCGGCCAGGAAAACGGGACGCGTCGTGGTGGTGCATGAAGCTCCCCGCAGCTTCGGCGCCGGAGCGGAAGTGGTGGCCCGCCTGGTGGAAAAGTCCTTCCTCTACCTGGAAGCCCCCATTCGAAGGGTTACGGGTTTTGACAGCATCATTCCCCTATATCAGAGGGAAATGGACTACCTGCCCGGTGTATTTCGCATCACTAATGCCGTTCGAGAGGTTCTCAACTTCTGA
- a CDS encoding dihydrolipoamide acetyltransferase family protein: MAKEFKLPDLGEGIHEGEIVEILVSVGDRVVDGQPIMLVETDKATTEIPSPVDGVVKEIRVKPGDLVKVGQVLMTFSDDGEKAVAGRAPAPKEEARVEEAGAPAAKATEKPGEKREKAPAPKAEAPPEREGPVPAAPSTRRLARELGVDLRRVTGSGPGGRVTSEDVREFAEKGGKAPEAAREPEARVERAVEAPPAPAVPPLPRFDEFGPVEKIPLRSVRRATARHMALAWSQIPHVTHQDVADITDLEAFRLKYKGDVEAKGGALSLTVFVLKAAVAALKAFPRFNSSLDMEAEEIVLKHYYNIGVAVDSEKGLIVPVIRDVDRKSLTEVAVELRGLAERTREGKADRDEMAGGTFTVTNIGPLGGTGFTPIVNYPQVAILGMAQARLQPVIQGDLRNYKLVPRLMLPLILGFDHRVVDGADAARFLGMIIESLQNPEKLMMVM; the protein is encoded by the coding sequence ATGGCAAAAGAGTTCAAGCTTCCCGATCTTGGGGAGGGAATCCACGAAGGGGAAATCGTCGAAATTCTCGTCTCTGTGGGGGACAGAGTGGTGGATGGCCAGCCCATTATGCTGGTGGAGACGGATAAGGCCACGACGGAAATTCCTTCGCCCGTGGATGGGGTGGTGAAAGAGATCAGGGTCAAACCCGGCGATCTGGTCAAGGTGGGACAGGTACTCATGACTTTCAGCGATGACGGCGAGAAAGCGGTTGCCGGGAGAGCGCCTGCACCGAAAGAAGAAGCACGGGTGGAGGAAGCCGGGGCTCCTGCGGCCAAGGCCACGGAAAAACCTGGCGAAAAGCGGGAAAAAGCGCCTGCACCCAAAGCGGAAGCCCCACCTGAGCGGGAAGGTCCGGTCCCTGCCGCTCCTTCCACGCGGCGCCTGGCGCGTGAACTGGGTGTGGATCTGCGCCGGGTTACGGGCAGCGGGCCGGGAGGCCGGGTCACATCGGAAGATGTCCGGGAATTTGCCGAAAAGGGCGGGAAAGCTCCCGAGGCCGCTAGGGAGCCCGAAGCTCGAGTGGAGCGAGCGGTCGAGGCGCCTCCTGCTCCTGCCGTTCCTCCCCTTCCCCGGTTCGATGAGTTCGGGCCGGTGGAAAAGATTCCGTTGCGATCCGTTCGCCGTGCAACGGCTAGGCATATGGCCCTGGCCTGGTCTCAGATTCCCCATGTCACCCACCAGGATGTGGCCGACATCACCGACTTGGAAGCCTTCCGCCTCAAATACAAGGGGGATGTGGAAGCCAAAGGGGGAGCGCTGAGCCTCACCGTATTCGTGCTCAAGGCTGCTGTGGCCGCTCTCAAAGCCTTCCCCCGCTTCAACTCCAGCCTCGACATGGAGGCGGAAGAAATCGTTTTGAAACACTACTACAACATCGGAGTGGCGGTGGATTCGGAAAAGGGGCTCATCGTTCCGGTGATTCGGGACGTGGATCGAAAGAGCCTGACCGAGGTGGCGGTGGAACTTAGAGGCTTGGCCGAGCGGACTCGCGAAGGAAAGGCGGACCGGGATGAAATGGCCGGCGGAACCTTTACCGTCACCAACATTGGACCGCTGGGGGGCACAGGGTTCACGCCCATCGTGAATTACCCGCAGGTGGCTATCCTGGGCATGGCGCAGGCAAGGCTACAGCCCGTCATTCAAGGAGACCTTCGCAATTATAAGCTGGTTCCGCGATTGATGCTGCCCCTGATCCTGGGCTTCGATCACCGGGTGGTGGATGGCGCCGATGCAGCGCGGTTCCTCGGCATGATCATCGAATCCCTGCAGAATCCCGAGAAGCTGATGATGGTGATGTAG
- the lpdA gene encoding dihydrolipoyl dehydrogenase, producing the protein MMVMGEFTQETDVLVIGGGPGGYAAAFRAADLGFDVTMVDAGERPGGVCLFRGCIPSKTLLYVSEVMHDARSAGQMGVYFEEPRVDLKKLREWKNGVIDRLAGGLEELCKRRGVQFIKGRAAFESSDHARLFDAEISHVKFRHAILATGSRPNPLPGVEFRKGGRVMGSTGALELRDIPERLLVVGGGYVGVELGSVYASLGSRVTLVEFSERLMAGADADLVQPLVKRLSELFAAIHTQTRVKTLQEYDDRVEVVLEGEVNEPRQTFDRVLVSIGRSPNSRDIGLENTGVKVDERGFVLVDDQRRTGDAKIFAVGDVVGGAMLAHKAMYEGKVAAEVIAGKPSAFDVRAIPAVVFTDPQIAWCGLTEEEARRRNRPVKVSRFPWSASGRAVSMGVSKGLTKLIIDPESRSVLGMGIVGREAGEMISEGVLAVEMSALAEDMALSMHPHPTLSETEEEAAEAFLGSSTHILSQRN; encoded by the coding sequence ATGATGGTCATGGGTGAATTCACGCAGGAAACGGATGTTCTGGTCATAGGAGGCGGGCCCGGAGGTTATGCGGCTGCGTTCCGTGCGGCGGATCTTGGATTCGACGTGACCATGGTGGATGCGGGAGAGCGACCCGGCGGGGTATGCCTCTTTCGCGGCTGCATTCCTTCCAAAACGCTTCTGTATGTTTCAGAGGTCATGCACGATGCCCGCAGTGCGGGGCAGATGGGGGTCTATTTCGAAGAACCCCGGGTGGATCTCAAAAAGCTGCGGGAATGGAAAAACGGGGTCATCGACCGGCTCGCCGGAGGGCTTGAGGAGCTTTGCAAACGGCGCGGCGTTCAGTTCATCAAGGGGCGTGCGGCTTTTGAAAGTTCCGATCATGCCCGCCTTTTCGATGCCGAGATTTCCCATGTGAAGTTCCGTCATGCCATCCTTGCGACGGGTTCCCGCCCAAACCCGCTCCCGGGCGTGGAATTCAGGAAGGGCGGGCGCGTGATGGGATCCACCGGGGCCCTGGAACTTCGGGATATCCCCGAACGGTTGCTGGTGGTGGGAGGCGGCTATGTGGGGGTGGAACTGGGTTCCGTTTACGCCTCTCTTGGGAGCCGCGTGACCCTGGTGGAGTTTTCCGAAAGACTCATGGCGGGAGCGGATGCGGACCTCGTGCAGCCCCTTGTCAAAAGGCTCTCGGAACTCTTCGCCGCTATCCACACTCAAACCAGGGTCAAGACCCTGCAGGAATACGATGACCGTGTGGAGGTCGTGCTGGAAGGGGAAGTGAACGAACCTAGGCAGACCTTCGACCGCGTGCTGGTCTCCATCGGGCGGAGTCCCAATTCGCGGGATATTGGACTTGAAAACACGGGGGTCAAAGTGGATGAGCGGGGATTCGTTCTGGTGGACGATCAGCGCCGCACCGGTGACGCCAAAATTTTTGCCGTCGGCGACGTGGTGGGTGGGGCCATGCTGGCTCACAAGGCCATGTATGAGGGCAAAGTGGCGGCCGAAGTCATCGCCGGCAAGCCTTCCGCCTTTGACGTCCGGGCTATCCCTGCCGTGGTTTTCACCGATCCGCAGATTGCCTGGTGCGGACTCACCGAGGAAGAGGCCCGAAGGCGGAATCGCCCGGTGAAGGTGTCCCGCTTTCCCTGGTCCGCTTCGGGCCGCGCTGTGAGTATGGGGGTGAGCAAGGGGCTGACCAAGCTGATCATCGATCCGGAAAGCCGGAGCGTTCTCGGCATGGGAATCGTGGGGCGCGAAGCCGGGGAAATGATTTCCGAAGGGGTGCTGGCGGTGGAAATGTCTGCCCTGGCCGAAGACATGGCCCTTTCCATGCACCCGCATCCGACCCTTTCCGAAACCGAAGAAGAAGCGGCGGAAGCTTTTCTCGGCAGTTCGACGCACATTCTTTCGCAGCGGAATTGA
- the lipB gene encoding lipoyl(octanoyl) transferase LipB, with amino-acid sequence MDRRICHVCSLGRIDYGIAWKMQKALAAARAEERIPDTLLLLEHPPTYTLGRRTDPSHFLVPRELLLRQGVAVYHVDRGGDITFHGPGQLVGYPVLNLQGCPGGPSRYLRDLEEVLIEGLAALGVASGRLSGFTGVWVGHEKIAAIGVKINARRITEHGFALNVSTDLHYFNQIVPCGIREKGVTSLEQVLGRSVAIYEVEREVAHAFGKVFDLEMVEVSPIEIASFIEEKHEAARS; translated from the coding sequence ATGGACCGGAGAATTTGCCACGTCTGCTCTTTGGGGCGTATCGATTACGGGATCGCCTGGAAGATGCAAAAGGCCCTGGCTGCGGCCCGTGCTGAAGAGCGGATACCGGATACACTGCTCCTGCTGGAACATCCCCCCACCTACACCCTGGGGCGGCGCACGGATCCCTCGCACTTCCTGGTTCCACGTGAGCTGCTCTTGCGGCAGGGAGTGGCGGTATACCATGTGGACCGTGGAGGGGACATCACCTTCCATGGACCCGGGCAACTGGTGGGGTATCCGGTCTTGAACCTGCAGGGGTGCCCCGGAGGCCCCAGCCGCTATCTGCGCGACCTCGAAGAAGTGCTCATAGAAGGGTTGGCAGCATTGGGAGTGGCATCCGGAAGGCTCAGCGGATTCACGGGGGTCTGGGTCGGCCATGAAAAGATCGCCGCCATTGGGGTCAAAATCAATGCCCGTCGCATTACGGAACACGGATTTGCCCTCAATGTTTCGACAGACCTCCATTATTTCAACCAGATTGTCCCCTGCGGCATTCGCGAAAAGGGGGTGACCTCCCTGGAGCAGGTCCTGGGGCGTTCCGTAGCGATCTACGAAGTGGAAAGAGAAGTGGCTCACGCCTTCGGGAAGGTCTTCGATCTGGAAATGGTCGAGGTTTCCCCGATCGAGATCGCTTCCTTCATTGAGGAAAAGCATGAAGCGGCAAGATCTTGA
- the lipA gene encoding lipoyl synthase: MKRQDLERKKDSTGAADNGHWQKTPKPSWIRVRLPSGEAFQRLKDLMRSKSLHTVCEEARCPNMAECWGCGTATFLILGDICTRDCRFCAVKTGNPGLNFLNLKEEPGQVADAVAAMELRHAVITSVTRDDLEDGGASIFAETIRKIHERTPGCTVEVLIPDFKGNLDSLKAVVKARPDILGHNVETVPRLYPLARPQAAYGRSLRVLGVVKEIDLNILTKSGVMVGLGETREEILDVMKDLRSVGCDIFTIGQYLSPTQHHLPVVRYYTPEEFESLKEAGIRAGFRWVESGPLVRSSYHAEAQVRELRTRQVGITHGPVQS; encoded by the coding sequence ATGAAGCGGCAAGATCTTGAAAGAAAAAAAGATAGCACCGGCGCAGCCGATAATGGACATTGGCAGAAAACGCCGAAGCCCTCCTGGATTCGAGTGCGGTTGCCTTCCGGAGAAGCGTTTCAGCGGCTCAAAGACCTCATGCGCAGCAAATCCCTGCACACGGTGTGTGAGGAAGCCCGTTGCCCCAACATGGCCGAATGCTGGGGATGCGGGACGGCCACCTTTTTGATTCTCGGAGACATCTGCACGCGGGATTGCCGGTTTTGTGCGGTCAAGACGGGAAATCCCGGACTCAATTTCTTGAACTTGAAGGAGGAACCCGGGCAAGTGGCGGATGCAGTGGCCGCCATGGAACTGAGGCATGCCGTCATCACGTCCGTTACAAGGGATGACCTCGAGGATGGCGGTGCCTCCATTTTTGCTGAAACCATAAGGAAGATCCACGAACGGACTCCCGGGTGCACGGTGGAGGTCCTGATTCCGGATTTCAAGGGGAACCTCGACTCCCTGAAGGCCGTGGTCAAAGCCCGTCCCGATATTCTGGGCCATAACGTGGAAACCGTTCCCCGTCTCTACCCTCTGGCGAGGCCTCAAGCCGCATATGGGAGGTCTCTTCGTGTTCTCGGGGTGGTCAAGGAAATCGACTTGAATATTCTTACGAAATCGGGCGTTATGGTGGGGCTTGGTGAGACGCGGGAAGAAATCCTGGATGTCATGAAGGACTTGAGATCGGTCGGCTGCGATATATTCACCATAGGCCAATATCTTTCTCCGACCCAACATCACCTGCCCGTTGTCCGCTATTATACTCCCGAAGAATTCGAATCCCTCAAGGAAGCGGGTATTCGGGCCGGCTTCCGATGGGTGGAATCGGGTCCTCTCGTTCGAAGTTCTTACCATGCAGAGGCCCAGGTCCGGGAACTGCGAACTCGACAGGTCGGTATTACACATGGCCCGGTTCAATCATGA
- a CDS encoding DUF2147 domain-containing protein, translating into MFKFILLLLSLVLFMPGSSLHASDGDAILGVWNTRDKDAKIEIYRCGTKYCGKIAWLEEPDFPPYDEGGMAGLPKVDRNNPDPRLRSRPYLGLEILQGFSYSGDNKWEKGRIYNPENGKFYKAKISMDGNNRLKLRGFMGVSFFGRTETWTR; encoded by the coding sequence ATGTTCAAGTTCATTTTGCTGTTGCTTTCATTGGTTCTCTTCATGCCGGGCTCGTCTCTCCATGCCTCGGATGGAGATGCGATCCTGGGAGTATGGAACACCCGGGACAAGGACGCCAAAATTGAAATTTACAGGTGCGGAACAAAATATTGCGGCAAAATTGCCTGGTTGGAAGAACCTGACTTCCCACCCTACGATGAGGGAGGAATGGCGGGATTGCCGAAAGTGGACCGCAACAACCCGGACCCGAGGCTCAGGTCGCGTCCTTACCTGGGTTTGGAGATCCTGCAGGGATTTTCCTATAGCGGCGACAATAAATGGGAAAAAGGAAGGATTTACAACCCTGAAAATGGAAAATTTTACAAAGCCAAAATCTCGATGGATGGGAACAATCGGCTGAAATTGAGAGGGTTTATGGGGGTTTCTTTCTTTGGCCGGACGGAAACCTGGACCCGTTAA